The following nucleotide sequence is from Coffea eugenioides isolate CCC68of chromosome 3, Ceug_1.0, whole genome shotgun sequence.
CAAGTAGCCTGAGTTGGTTTCACTCCCGCTAGAGAAAAAGAAGTTCTCACTAGGGGATGAACCATAAGAGGACTGAGAACAAGCGTCATTGTCAGATGATATTGGATGCTCTCTGGCCTGAGATGAAGAACTAGGATGTTTAGTAGCATCATGttgtttattttggttcttgGTCAGCGAGTGCGATGGCGGCAGTATGGATTGGAGATCAAAAGGGCTGATAAGAGAATGGAAATTTGTGTTATCTGAGTATACAAAATTGGTTCTTGCTTGAGTCCCCTTCATGGAAAGTGCTGCTCGATCATAAGCAAGGGCGGCTTCTTGAGCAGTATCGAATGTACCAAGCCAGTGCCTTTCTTTTGTGGTAGGATCTCTGATTTCAGCAGCGTATCGGCCCCAAGGCCGCCTTCTAACGCCAAGGAACCTCCCTGGTTCTGCTTGCTTTCTGCGACCTCTTTTCTCACTAGGTTGGGAAACAGAAGTGTTTCTTTGTAGTAAAGTAAATCCTGTTTGTGTAAGGATTGGTTCATAGAGATTGAAGGGTTTTTCTGGGGTTTTGGAGGTGGACATCGCAGAAAAGAATGAAGAAGATTAGGCCAGAGTTAGAGGCCTGGAGACTGTATGAGAACAAAGGTTGTCTTAAGAGCTACAGCAGAAATGCAGAGATGGAAGGCTGTGAGAATGTGTAGGATGCAGTCCTTAGGAGTGAGCTCTTTTAAAGACTCATCTGATCTCTCTTACAATCAAAGGGGGCAAAAGGACACTGCAACATGTCATTCATCTCAAGACCATCTAgctctttttcaaaatttgtactTTTCAGCATTTTTATGTTACTATTAACTTTTTGTTAGTATTCCATTAACATCAAAATCATTTGTTTTCGTAAATATAAAATTGAGTATTATTGTTAGGATGAAAATGAAGATTCTCTTAACTTTTGTCAAGCACATGCTGACATGCCGTGGTAAAGGTTCGAGAATACTTCTATGGAGCCAAGTATTTCCAAATAACAATTGTTTTTTTTGTCCTTGGCTTCCCTTCCTGGGGTACTCTCTCTAACTTCTAATGTCTTGATTTTGCTCATACGCTTCCCTAAACTAAGATTTATATTCCTTGTTCATTTGCCTCGTGTAATTTACAGTAATCCCTGTTTCCCTTTCACCTTTTGTTCATTTGATCaatatgcatgcatgcatgacTATTAATTAAGTCACTGTGCCAACATAAGATTAATTTAGTGATCCTACAGAAAATCAACCAGCTCATGCATCTCAAAAAACATGTGGTGGATGGTCACTTActcatttttaaaaaagaaactCAAAAGCAAAACTAGTTTAGTTGAGGATGAAACAGAGATAAGAAAAGAGCAAAGAAGTTTTTGTCTCCATATCCTTGAGAGTCTCGAACTATTTGAATTTGAAGGTA
It contains:
- the LOC113764948 gene encoding ethylene-responsive transcription factor ERF086 — its product is MSTSKTPEKPFNLYEPILTQTGFTLLQRNTSVSQPSEKRGRRKQAEPGRFLGVRRRPWGRYAAEIRDPTTKERHWLGTFDTAQEAALAYDRAALSMKGTQARTNFVYSDNTNFHSLISPFDLQSILPPSHSLTKNQNKQHDATKHPSSSSQAREHPISSDNDACSQSSYGSSPSENFFFSSGSETNSGYLDCIVPDNCLKPPSHHKEYSNNSNADQTSVDQSNYSNLRVLENQSHSDADVTNVLPVDSTNPGNFSCYEGLNFGFLENEQSWEMNSCELSAVINNPLMGETGCMEGYDPTVDNTSLESMAAATSSAGFSSVFPPFAFGDVVDSGYPLF